From one Macaca nemestrina isolate mMacNem1 chromosome 5, mMacNem.hap1, whole genome shotgun sequence genomic stretch:
- the LOC105465643 gene encoding TATA box-binding protein-like 1, with protein MDADSDVALDILITNVVCVFRTRCHLNLRKIALEGANVIYKRDVGKVLMKLRKPRITATIWSSGKIICTGATSEEEAKFGARRLARSLQKLGFQVIFTDFKVVNVLAVCNMPFEIRLPEFTKNNRPHASYEPELHPAVCYRIKSLRATLQIFSTGSITVTGPNVKAVATAVEQIYPFVFESRKEIL; from the exons ATGGATGCAGACAGTGATGTTGCATTGGACATTCTAATTACAAATGTAGTCTGTGTTTTTAGAACAAGATGCCATTTAAACTTAAGGAAGATTGCTTTGGAAGGAGCAAATGTAATTTATAAACGTGATGTTGGA aaagTATTAATGAAGCTTAGAAAACCTAGAATTACAGCTACAATTTGGTCCTCAGGAAAAATTATTTGCACTGGAGCAACAAG TGAAGAAGAAGCTAAATTTGGTGCCAGACGCTTAGCCCGCAGTCTGCAGAAACTAGGTTTTCAG GTAATATTTACAGATTTTAAGGTTGTTAATGTTCTGGCAGTGTGTAACATGCCATTTGAAATCCGTTTGCCAGAATTCACAAAGAACAATAGACCTCACGCCAG TTATGAACCTGAACTTCATCCTGCTGTGTGCTATCGGATAAAATCTCTAAGAGCTACGTTACAGATTTTTTCGACAGGAAGTATCACAGTAACAG GGCCCAATGTAAAGGCTGTTGCTACTGCTGTGGAACAGATTTACCCATTTGTGtttgaaagcaggaaagaaattTTATAA